One genomic segment of Actinoplanes ianthinogenes includes these proteins:
- a CDS encoding sensor histidine kinase encodes MESPGRRISHLSSDGIPDVTAARFAAVVASAVHAPAALILLADGDQLRMAGSAGIPAHWPRTGTVPARSTIAGLVVTEDRPVIITDITGDGRVPGGAPAVDLGARGYAGFPVRDPDGRIVGVLAVVDLQPRAWTCDELAVIDNAAQACAAFVAVQFARDQADREHRFLDTLLQSLRIGVAACDADGRLIFTNEAVRRLTGSPETSPDPADWTRHTVLVDADGEPVTPDRLPLIRALNGETLRDVEFLAEAPDQSIRTISTDAQPIMGGQGDCLGAVACLRDVTDQRRAEELTAALEHTKDEYLALVGHELRTPLTSIAAYIDLLRDADPATAAEELPDVLDVLGRNGATLRHIVDDLLDLAGIDNGHTVLADEPVDLAATVTDAVRAAGPDAATAAVALRLDLCPDAQVTGDPKRLRQVADHLLANAVKHSPPHSTVTVALTRPIPAVVELLVTDHGPGLPDDEQDHVFNRFYRSRQARDQRVPGSGLGLTISRAIVERHHGSIRFVPGPTPGARIAVRLPCRQPADGTSARTDSTSP; translated from the coding sequence ATCCCCGACGTCACCGCCGCCAGGTTCGCCGCGGTCGTCGCGAGCGCGGTACACGCCCCGGCCGCGCTGATCCTGCTGGCCGACGGTGACCAGTTGCGGATGGCCGGCTCGGCGGGGATCCCGGCGCACTGGCCACGGACCGGGACCGTCCCGGCGCGCTCGACGATCGCCGGATTGGTCGTCACCGAGGACCGCCCGGTGATCATCACGGACATCACCGGCGACGGGCGGGTGCCCGGCGGCGCGCCGGCCGTGGATCTCGGGGCGCGCGGGTACGCCGGGTTCCCGGTCCGCGACCCGGACGGTCGGATCGTCGGCGTGCTCGCGGTGGTCGACCTCCAGCCCCGGGCCTGGACCTGCGACGAACTGGCGGTGATCGACAACGCGGCGCAGGCGTGCGCCGCGTTCGTGGCCGTGCAGTTCGCCCGGGACCAGGCCGACCGCGAGCACCGTTTCCTGGACACGCTGTTGCAGAGCCTGCGGATCGGCGTCGCCGCCTGTGACGCCGACGGCCGCCTGATCTTCACGAACGAGGCCGTCCGCCGGTTGACCGGTTCCCCGGAGACGTCCCCGGACCCGGCGGACTGGACCCGGCACACCGTCCTGGTCGACGCGGACGGCGAGCCGGTCACGCCGGACCGGCTCCCGCTGATCCGGGCCCTGAACGGCGAGACGCTGCGCGACGTCGAGTTCCTCGCCGAGGCGCCGGACCAGAGCATCCGCACGATCAGCACCGACGCGCAACCGATCATGGGCGGCCAGGGCGACTGCCTCGGCGCGGTCGCCTGCCTGCGGGACGTCACCGACCAGCGGCGCGCCGAGGAGCTGACGGCGGCTCTGGAGCACACCAAGGACGAGTACCTCGCCCTGGTCGGACATGAGCTGCGCACCCCGCTGACCTCGATCGCCGCCTACATCGACCTGCTGCGCGACGCCGACCCGGCGACCGCGGCCGAGGAGCTGCCGGACGTCCTCGACGTGCTCGGGCGCAACGGCGCCACACTGCGGCACATCGTCGACGACCTGCTGGATCTGGCCGGCATCGACAACGGCCACACCGTTCTCGCCGACGAGCCGGTCGACCTGGCCGCCACGGTGACCGACGCGGTGCGGGCCGCCGGGCCGGACGCGGCCACCGCCGCCGTCGCCCTGCGGCTCGACCTCTGCCCGGACGCCCAGGTCACCGGCGATCCGAAGCGCCTGCGTCAGGTGGCCGACCACCTGCTCGCGAACGCCGTGAAGCACAGCCCGCCGCACAGCACGGTGACCGTGGCGCTGACCCGGCCGATCCCGGCGGTGGTCGAGCTGCTCGTCACCGACCACGGTCCGGGCCTCCCCGACGACGAGCAGGACCACGTGTTCAACCGGTTCTACCGCTCCCGGCAGGCACGGGACCAGCGTGTCCCGGGCAGCGGCCTGGGCCTGACGATCAGCCGGGCGATCGTCGAACGCCACCACGGCAGCATCCGGTTCGTGCCCGGGCCGACACCCGGCGCGCGGATCGCCGTGCGGCTGCCGTGTCGTCAGCCGGCCGACGGCACCAGCGCGCGCACCGACTCGACCAGTCCCTGA